The Watersipora subatra chromosome 1, tzWatSuba1.1, whole genome shotgun sequence genome has a window encoding:
- the LOC137395057 gene encoding DNA excision repair protein ERCC-1-like, with amino-acid sequence MAKFTVPSFSDDDWETEDDSTSNKRSLFERRKEQEKTISKAASKNKLDSNVTVSSSSSAAEQLLVSSSTDDDKQSDPAAPPAPVAASSSNSPYKILVNTKQKGNPILKMIRNVPWEFSAIIPDYELGKCSCALYLSVRYHNRFPNYIHTRLKELGKSYELRILLVQVDTRQQDISHELNQLSKICILADCTMILAFSHEEAGRYLEVYKAYESKPPTDIMVKSKTDFLSQATEFLTAIKGVNKTDVTTLLSKFKTIKAIIDADVDSLSLCPGIGPVKARRLQQAFTSPFLKQRLGGAKHELVPTSEDMTIDVFDDDIDAE; translated from the exons ATGGCTAAATTTACTGTGCCTTCTTTCTCTGATGATGACTGGGAAACAGAAGACGACTCTACTAGCAATAAG AGATCACTATTTGAACGACGAAAAgagcaagagaagacaatttctaAAGCAGCATCTAAAAATAAATTGGACTCAAATGTCACAGTATCTAGCAGCAGTTCTGCTGCAGAACAATTACTAGTTTCCTCATCAACTGATGATGACAAGCAAAGTGATCCAGCCGCGCCACCCGCACCAGTGGCAGCCAGCAG TTCCAACTCGCCGTACAAGATTCTGGTGAATACAAAACAGAAAGGAAATCCGATACTGAAGATGATACGGAATGTGCCGTGGGAGTTTTCAGCAATCATACCTGATTATGAGCTGGGCAAATGCAGTTGTGCTCTCTATTTAAGCGTTCGCTATCACAACAG gTTTCCTAACTACATCCACACTCGGTTAAAGGAGCTAGGAAAATCCTACGAGTTGAGAATATTGCTAGTGCAAGTCGATACA AGGCAGCAGGACATAAGCCATGAACTGAATCAGCTTTCCAAGATTTGCATCCTCGCTGACTGTACAATGATCCTTGCATTCAG CCATGAAGAAGCCGGGCGATATCTGGAGGTATATAAAGCCTACGAGAGCAAACCTCCTACAGATATCATGGTTAAATCGAAGACAGACTTTCTCTCTCAG GCGACAGAGTTTCTCACTGCAATCAAAGGtgttaataaaactgatgtaACAACGCTGCTAAGTAAATTCAAG ACTATCAAAGCGATAATCGATGCTGATGTCGATTCCCTAAGTCTCTGCCCAGGTATTGGCCCCGTGAAAGCAAGACGACTTCAGCAGGCATTCACAAGCCCGTTTTTAAAGCAGCGACTAGGGGGTGCTAAACACGAACTTGTGCCAACATCGGAAGACATGACTATTGATGTATTTGATGATGATATCGATGCCGAATGA